The genomic window CTTGGTCGTCGGTGACGTCGTAAGAAATGAGAACAAACATTGTTGGACGGTTTGACGGTTCGACCGTTGGACAGTTTAACGGTTAAACCGTTCAACCGTCGAACTGTCCAACAATGTACAAAGCCAAACGCCAAAGTCAAGAAAAATTTTCAAAAAGTGCAAGTGGCAAGTGAGCAAGTGGCAGGTTGCAGGTTGCAAGTGAAAGGCGCTTTTGACTTGCCACTTGCATACTTGCAAACTTGCACACTTTAACCGCTCAATTGAAACGGCGCGTAATCACCGTTTTCCTGAATGGCCTTGGCGAGCTTTTGCGCCTGGTTTTTGAAATGCTGGCGAAAGTAGCCGACCGCGCTGGGCGAGGGCTGATCACGGAAGCTGCCGAGATAGCGCTCGTAACTTTGGAAGAATTTCTTTTGGCCGTCGCGGTTGAGATGAACGCCACCGACGCTGAGATTTTGAAAATCGGCGGTGGTGAAAACGTTTTGATTGAACAGGTGCAGGGCGAGGCGGTCGACGAGGGAATGGCGAAATTCTTCGAGCAGGTCGAGCGCCAAGCTGGGGCGGCCATATTCGCTGGCGTGGTAAAACCCGGCGTAAGGATCGAAGCCGATGCCGTCAAGGTGCGACTGGAGCTCGTTGCCGACGATGACGTAGCCAAAGGAGAGCACGGCATTGACCGGATCTTTCGGCGGCCGGCGGCTGCGGGTGGCGAACTGCCACGGCGGCAGGAACATGCGGCCGAGCACTTTGAAATAGGCGGCGGTGGCGCTGCCTTCGAGGCCGAGCAGCGAGTCGAGGCCGGCGGCGTTTTCGGCCTTGGTTCGTGCGGCTTCGATGGCCGCCAATTCGGTAGCGCAATCCAATTCCGGATGGTTGTGCTGATAGTCGCGAATAACCGCGAGCGCGTTGTTCAATTTGCCGGCGACGATGGCGCGGCTGAACCGGAGCACGAACTCCGGCTCGAAGCGCCGGCGCCATTGGGCTTCGCGCAGCGGCAGGTTTTTCGGCCACTGCGGGGTGAGCTGCAACAGCAGTTTGCCGCCTTGGGTGAAGAAGGCGATCTCGATGCCGTGCTCGGCCAATTCCCACAGGGCCGGGGTGGTGACTTGGATGTTGCCGTAGATCATGAGGTGATCGACGTCGGCGCAGGGCAGTTCTTGCAGCTTCACTTTGCTCTTTTCGATGATGAAGTGATCGCTGCTCTTGCGCAGCACCGCGCCTTGTTCGGTGAGGTAAAGGGTGGCCATAAGGGTCTCCAAATTGCAAGTGGCAAG from candidate division KSB1 bacterium includes these protein-coding regions:
- the cas1 gene encoding CRISPR-associated endonuclease Cas1 translates to MATLYLTEQGAVLRKSSDHFIIEKSKVKLQELPCADVDHLMIYGNIQVTTPALWELAEHGIEIAFFTQGGKLLLQLTPQWPKNLPLREAQWRRRFEPEFVLRFSRAIVAGKLNNALAVIRDYQHNHPELDCATELAAIEAARTKAENAAGLDSLLGLEGSATAAYFKVLGRMFLPPWQFATRSRRPPKDPVNAVLSFGYVIVGNELQSHLDGIGFDPYAGFYHASEYGRPSLALDLLEEFRHSLVDRLALHLFNQNVFTTADFQNLSVGGVHLNRDGQKKFFQSYERYLGSFRDQPSPSAVGYFRQHFKNQAQKLAKAIQENGDYAPFQLSG